The Bos javanicus breed banteng chromosome 18, ARS-OSU_banteng_1.0, whole genome shotgun sequence genome has a segment encoding these proteins:
- the LOC133229468 gene encoding cationic amino acid transporter 3-like: MSTMLGQYLHQFGQKLVRRKPQFREEPESSESPPPNTVDLVVIGLANMLGAGIYILIGGVAKYVAGPAIILSLLVAGLTTVLSGLCYVELAARGFSFCLLVNFPSSVAAAIACIARAWSSTFDSLIGNHISEALEGTFSLQMPYFLASFPDFLALGLVLLLTGLLALRVYESTVINKVFTGLNILVLSFIILSGFIKGDLHNWKLTKQDYTLAAAGSGDADRLGGYPWLY, translated from the exons ATGTCTACAATGCTGGGTCAGTATCTTCACCAGTTTGGTCAGAAGCTGGTCCGCAGGAAGCCACAGTTCAGGGAGGAACCTGAGAGTTCTGAGTCCCCTCCTCCGAACACCGTGGACCTGGTGGTGATAGGTTTGGCCAACATGTTGGGAGCTGGCATATACATCCTGATTGGGGGAGTGGCCAAATACGTAGCTGGACCAGCAATCATCCTTTCCTTATTGGTGGCCGGCCTGACTACCGTGTTGTCTGGGCTCTGCTATGTCGAGTTGGCAGCCAGA GGGTTCAGTTTCTGTCTGCTTGTAAACTTTCCTTCTTCTGTTGCTGCAGCCATTGCTTGTATAGCCCGGGCCTGGAGCTCCACCTTTGACAGCCTGATTGGGAACCACATCTCTGAGGCATTAGAGGGAACTTTCTCTCTGCAAATGCCCTACTTCCTGGCCTCATTTCCAGACTTTCTTGCCCTGGGCCTGGTGCTGCTGCTCACAG GACTCCTGGCTCTGAGAGTTTATGAGTCAACCGTGATTAACAAAGTGTTCACAGGCTTGAACATTTTGGTCCTCAGCTTCATCATCCTCTCTGGCTTCATTAAGGGAGATCTGCACAACTGGAAGCTCACGAAACAGGACTACACATTGGCTGCAGCTGGATCTGGGGATGCCGATAGGTTAGGAGGGTACCCTTGGTTGTattaa